A part of Streptomyces sp. NBC_01451 genomic DNA contains:
- a CDS encoding flavodoxin domain-containing protein, which produces MDVLVGYATDHGSTREIAERLAVRLSEAGLRAEARAMTTVDDADAYRAFVLGSAVHGQTWLDAAKDFLRDNLDVLGSRPVWIFSVGMPGALRGPWKRLAPKEIPVIVGSLPGDLPFRDHRLFSGVIARDQLPRTGRVLFHLVGGRFGDHRDWDAIDVWAVGIADELTTG; this is translated from the coding sequence ATGGATGTCCTGGTGGGTTACGCGACCGATCACGGTTCGACGCGTGAGATCGCCGAGCGGCTGGCCGTCCGGCTGAGCGAGGCCGGGTTGAGGGCCGAGGCGCGGGCCATGACGACGGTGGACGACGCCGACGCGTACCGGGCGTTCGTCCTGGGCAGCGCCGTGCACGGGCAGACCTGGCTGGATGCGGCCAAGGACTTCCTGCGTGACAACCTCGATGTACTGGGCTCCCGGCCTGTGTGGATCTTCAGTGTCGGTATGCCGGGCGCGCTGCGTGGTCCGTGGAAGCGGCTGGCGCCCAAGGAGATACCGGTGATCGTCGGGAGCCTGCCCGGCGATCTGCCGTTCCGGGACCACCGGTTGTTCTCCGGTGTCATCGCACGAGATCAGCTGCCCCGCACCGGACGCGTCCTGTTCCACCTGGTGGGCGGCCGGTTCGGCGACCACCGCGACTGGGACGCCATCGACGTCTGGGCCGTGGGGATCGCCGACGAGCTGACCACCGGATGA
- a CDS encoding MBL fold metallo-hydrolase: MTTTESRPVESATGHPRPALLTFLGGVGTVTGSKFLVESDHARVLVDCGLFQGLADLRRRNWRSLPCDGSDIEAVVVTHAHLDHCGYLPRLVRHGFRGRIVTTEFSARLMEIVLRDSAKLQMESARHANEHGWSKHRPAQPLYDDSDVDRALGLLDPVPTCTPIDIAPHTRLTLHPAGHILGSAWARLTLEDGHTLAVSGDLGRPGHPLLRPPEPFSGADVLLMESTYGNRRHEEEAARVHFADVLTRTLARGGTVVIPAFALDRTEVVLHELAELRRTGRLPAAVPVYVDSPMALAALDVYREAILTRASELRPEVVAAGHAALSPEPFLAARSIQESIDIGESTGPAVIVSASGMATGGRVLHHLRRLLPDPRNAVVVVGFAARGTRARDLVDGATALKMFGEYVPVRATVADVPHFSAHADAAQIIDWLRGAPAPHTTYLVHGEPDAAEDLRDRIDRTLGWTAVVPRSGEHVLVR, translated from the coding sequence ATGACCACAACCGAATCCCGCCCGGTGGAATCGGCGACAGGCCACCCCCGTCCCGCGCTGCTCACCTTCCTGGGCGGTGTGGGCACGGTCACCGGCAGCAAGTTCCTCGTCGAGAGCGACCACGCGCGCGTACTCGTCGACTGCGGCCTCTTCCAGGGCCTCGCCGACCTGCGCAGGCGCAACTGGCGCAGTCTGCCCTGCGACGGCTCCGACATCGAGGCGGTCGTGGTCACCCACGCCCACCTGGACCACTGCGGATACCTGCCCAGGCTGGTGCGCCACGGCTTCCGGGGTCGGATCGTGACCACGGAGTTCAGCGCACGTCTGATGGAGATCGTGCTGCGGGACAGTGCCAAGCTGCAGATGGAGTCCGCCCGACACGCCAACGAGCACGGCTGGTCCAAGCACCGGCCCGCCCAGCCGCTGTACGACGACTCGGATGTCGACCGCGCCCTGGGGCTTCTCGACCCGGTGCCGACCTGCACGCCGATCGACATCGCCCCGCACACCCGGCTCACCCTGCATCCCGCCGGCCACATCCTCGGCTCGGCCTGGGCCCGGCTCACCCTGGAGGACGGTCACACCCTCGCCGTCAGCGGCGACCTCGGCCGCCCGGGTCACCCTCTGCTACGGCCGCCGGAGCCGTTCTCCGGGGCGGACGTGCTGCTCATGGAGTCGACCTACGGCAACCGGCGTCACGAGGAAGAGGCAGCGCGCGTCCACTTCGCGGACGTGCTGACCCGTACCCTCGCCCGTGGCGGCACCGTGGTCATCCCGGCGTTCGCTCTCGACCGCACCGAGGTCGTCCTGCACGAACTCGCCGAACTCCGCCGCACCGGTCGCCTTCCGGCAGCCGTGCCGGTGTACGTGGACAGCCCGATGGCCCTGGCCGCCCTCGACGTCTACCGCGAAGCCATCCTCACCCGGGCCTCCGAGCTGCGCCCCGAGGTCGTCGCCGCGGGCCACGCCGCGCTGAGCCCCGAGCCGTTCCTCGCCGCACGGTCGATCCAGGAGTCCATCGACATCGGTGAATCCACCGGACCGGCGGTCATCGTCTCGGCGTCCGGCATGGCCACCGGAGGCCGTGTCCTGCACCACCTGCGACGCCTGCTGCCCGACCCGCGCAACGCCGTCGTCGTGGTCGGCTTCGCGGCGCGGGGCACGCGCGCCCGCGACCTCGTCGACGGCGCCACGGCGTTGAAGATGTTCGGCGAGTACGTGCCGGTGCGTGCCACGGTCGCCGACGTGCCGCACTTCTCGGCCCACGCCGACGCCGCGCAGATCATCGACTGGCTGCGGGGCGCGCCCGCCCCGCACACCACATACCTGGTGCACGGCGAACCGGACGCGGCCGAGGATCTGCGGGATCGCATCGACCGAACCCTGGGCTGGACCGCCGTGGTACCCCGCTCCGGAGAGCACGTGCTCGTCCGCTGA
- a CDS encoding OsmC family protein, which produces MNTKSSARDAGIPRPAQTIAEPPGQIQVTHVADQAYAVFVRGHELTVDQPVEAGGDDDGPTPVELFVVSLATCVAYYAGRFLQRHQLPYDQLQVRTEYDMADDRPARVAAVRLRILLPVRLSHARQEALRAVVDHCTVHNTLRMPPEITVEVD; this is translated from the coding sequence ATGAACACGAAATCATCAGCCCGCGACGCGGGGATTCCGCGCCCCGCGCAGACCATCGCGGAGCCGCCCGGACAGATCCAGGTCACACACGTCGCGGACCAGGCGTACGCGGTCTTCGTACGGGGACACGAACTCACCGTCGACCAGCCCGTCGAGGCCGGCGGCGACGACGACGGACCCACCCCAGTCGAGCTGTTCGTCGTCTCGCTCGCCACCTGCGTCGCCTACTACGCGGGCCGGTTCCTGCAGCGGCACCAGCTGCCCTACGACCAGCTGCAGGTCAGGACCGAGTACGACATGGCGGACGACCGGCCCGCCCGGGTCGCGGCTGTCCGCCTGCGGATCCTGCTGCCCGTCCGGTTGAGCCATGCGCGGCAGGAGGCCCTGCGCGCGGTGGTCGACCACTGCACCGTGCACAACACCCTGCGGATGCCGCCCGAGATCACGGTCGAGGTCGACTGA
- a CDS encoding site-2 protease family protein, whose product MKETLPLGRIAGVRVGLHWSVLVIVGLVSVMLAVGRFPQAHPGRPGWVYWGPALLTAVVFLASLLAHELAHAVVARRNGVEVDGITLWMLGGVARLRGEAATPGAELRIAAVGPLTSAAAGVLFAGLALWLDMLHVSGVVVEAVAWLAAINVVLAVFNAVPAAPLDGGRLLRAFIWHRTGDRLRATRGASAAGRMLGWLMMLTGFAAVLFADDLSGLWPALIGWFLIAAATAEERQAQVRGVLDDIPVSRVMTRDLATVPATATVSRFLAEGPFGHYRHSAFPVLAPDGTAAGLVTVALVDQVPLQARATTKIGEVLRPLADVATAASDEPVVDLLPRLETSRDRRVLIIDGGRLVGIVTPADVSRALTWLTTATRAGS is encoded by the coding sequence GTGAAGGAGACACTGCCTCTGGGGCGGATCGCCGGTGTCCGCGTCGGTCTGCACTGGAGTGTGCTGGTCATCGTCGGCCTGGTATCCGTCATGCTGGCGGTCGGCCGCTTCCCCCAGGCTCATCCCGGCCGTCCGGGCTGGGTGTACTGGGGGCCGGCGCTGCTGACGGCTGTGGTGTTCCTGGCCTCGCTGCTGGCGCACGAACTGGCGCACGCGGTGGTCGCCCGGCGCAACGGTGTCGAGGTCGACGGCATCACCTTGTGGATGCTCGGCGGTGTCGCCCGCCTGCGCGGTGAAGCCGCCACGCCGGGTGCGGAACTGCGCATCGCCGCGGTGGGGCCGCTCACCAGCGCGGCGGCCGGCGTGCTGTTCGCGGGGCTGGCCCTGTGGCTGGACATGCTGCACGTGTCGGGGGTGGTGGTCGAGGCGGTCGCGTGGCTGGCCGCGATCAACGTCGTGCTGGCCGTGTTCAACGCCGTACCCGCGGCCCCGCTGGACGGCGGGCGGCTGCTGCGGGCGTTCATCTGGCACCGCACCGGCGACCGGCTCCGCGCTACTCGCGGCGCCTCGGCCGCGGGCCGCATGCTGGGCTGGCTCATGATGCTGACCGGCTTCGCGGCCGTGCTGTTCGCCGACGACCTGTCCGGGCTGTGGCCCGCGCTGATCGGCTGGTTCCTGATCGCAGCCGCGACCGCCGAGGAGCGGCAGGCACAGGTGCGCGGTGTGCTGGACGATATCCCCGTCAGCCGCGTGATGACCCGTGACCTGGCCACCGTCCCCGCTACGGCGACCGTTTCCCGCTTCCTGGCGGAAGGCCCCTTCGGGCACTACCGTCACTCCGCCTTCCCCGTCCTGGCCCCGGACGGCACGGCCGCCGGACTGGTCACCGTCGCACTCGTCGACCAGGTTCCGCTCCAGGCCCGCGCCACCACCAAGATCGGCGAGGTTCTGCGTCCGCTCGCCGACGTCGCGACGGCCGCATCGGACGAGCCGGTCGTGGACCTGCTGCCCCGTCTGGAGACGAGCAGGGACCGCCGAGTCCTGATCATCGACGGCGGACGGTTGGTCGGCATCGTCACGCCCGCCGACGTCAGTCGCGCCCTGACCTGGCTGACCACGGCCACCCGAGCGGGTTCGTGA